One segment of Arthrobacter sp. MMS18-M83 DNA contains the following:
- a CDS encoding 8-amino-7-oxononanoate synthase translates to MTAWLVQQAAVRERRGLVRAPVTRSEAGTSVDLASNDYLGLAMDPRLAEAAREAIVRWGTGATSSRLVAGTTELHLELEAELANLTGMESALVFSSGYLANLGVTAALGGPGTLIVADEHCHASLIDGFRLSRSRVETVPHNDLAATAHCLRNRTEPRALIAVESIYSVFGDAAPLPRVLSVAEEHDAMLLVDEAHSIGVAGHGAFQGFGSVAGTELSGHPNVVLTATLSKSLGSQGGAVLGSTLLREHLVNRARSFIFDTGLAPSSAAAALAAVGIIRTEPWRAAAVHRNAASLTAGLASALGGAAVEPVGESAGAVQSIPMPSATAALAASQAAHQMGVRVGCFRPPSVPDGVSRLRLTARATLTPHDIDYACATLRRILEETK, encoded by the coding sequence ATGACCGCGTGGTTGGTACAGCAGGCTGCGGTCCGCGAGCGCCGGGGCCTCGTCCGGGCACCCGTGACGCGCAGCGAGGCAGGCACCTCGGTAGACCTGGCCAGTAACGACTATCTTGGCCTCGCTATGGACCCCAGGTTGGCCGAGGCTGCCCGGGAGGCGATCGTCCGTTGGGGAACCGGCGCCACGTCCTCGCGACTGGTTGCCGGCACCACCGAGTTGCATCTGGAACTCGAGGCCGAGCTCGCGAACCTCACGGGCATGGAATCCGCGCTGGTCTTTTCGTCCGGATATTTGGCCAATCTGGGCGTCACTGCGGCGCTCGGCGGCCCTGGGACACTCATTGTGGCGGACGAACATTGCCATGCCTCGCTGATTGACGGTTTCCGCTTGAGCCGTTCAAGGGTGGAAACGGTCCCCCACAACGATCTCGCTGCAACCGCGCACTGTCTTCGAAATCGTACGGAACCGAGGGCCCTGATCGCCGTCGAGTCCATCTACAGCGTCTTTGGCGATGCCGCCCCGCTCCCCCGGGTGCTGTCCGTGGCTGAAGAGCACGACGCCATGCTGCTTGTGGACGAGGCCCACAGTATCGGCGTTGCTGGCCACGGCGCGTTCCAAGGCTTCGGCTCGGTGGCTGGAACCGAGCTCTCAGGCCACCCCAACGTTGTATTGACGGCAACGCTTTCCAAGTCGCTCGGCAGCCAAGGAGGTGCCGTGCTGGGCAGTACCCTGCTCCGCGAACACCTCGTCAACAGGGCCCGCAGCTTCATCTTCGACACCGGCCTCGCGCCGTCGTCGGCCGCCGCCGCGCTGGCCGCCGTCGGGATCATCCGCACGGAACCCTGGCGTGCGGCGGCTGTCCATCGTAACGCTGCCAGCCTTACAGCCGGTCTGGCGTCGGCGCTCGGCGGCGCCGCCGTCGAACCCGTTGGTGAGTCAGCTGGTGCCGTGCAATCCATCCCGATGCCCTCTGCCACTGCCGCGCTTGCGGCAAGCCAGGCGGCACACCAGATGGGCGTCCGCGTCGGCTGCTTCCGCCCGCCATCTGTCCCCGACGGTGTTTCCCGCCTCAGGCTGACAGCTCGCGCCACCCTGACGCCCCACGACATCGACTACGCGTGCGCAACGTTGCGCCGCATCCTGGAGGAAACAAAGTGA
- a CDS encoding adenosylmethionine--8-amino-7-oxononanoate transaminase, whose translation MLAPRTADVMSVIQRDRASLWHPYAPASGTLPLWEVEDADGVALRLRDESCRAYEVLDAMSSWWSVIHGYRNPLLDAAAKRQLGKFSHVMFGGLTHEPAVELAERLVAMAPSTTGRPPLERVFLADSGSVSVEVALKLAVQFQTASGFPRRQRFLSIRGGYHGDTFAAMGVCDPVDGMHSAFPGLLAANVFAARPPAAGAPQEEIAEWRAQVEGLAAENTNELAAIIVEPVLQGAGGMFIYAAECLRILRDIADRHGILLILDEIATGFGRTGELFAAEHAGVVPDIMCVGKALTGGYLTLAATLCTGEVAARVSTAGAGALLHGPTFMGNPLACAVANASLGILDGGAWRSDVSRIGTGLAAGLQVANALDAVKEVRTISAVGVIELNTEVDVVAVTSAAVGHGVWVRPFRNLVYAMPPYISTEEDVRRMAEGMVAAVAEVHGP comes from the coding sequence ATGCTCGCGCCACGGACGGCTGACGTCATGAGCGTCATCCAACGCGACCGGGCGAGCCTTTGGCATCCGTACGCTCCGGCGTCGGGAACGCTGCCCTTGTGGGAAGTCGAAGATGCCGACGGCGTGGCGCTGCGGCTCCGCGACGAAAGCTGCCGCGCGTATGAGGTGCTCGACGCCATGTCCTCGTGGTGGTCCGTCATCCACGGGTACCGCAACCCCCTCCTGGATGCCGCGGCGAAGCGCCAATTGGGCAAGTTCAGCCATGTGATGTTCGGAGGCCTTACGCACGAGCCCGCGGTCGAACTGGCCGAACGGCTTGTGGCGATGGCGCCTTCCACTACGGGTCGTCCACCGCTGGAGCGGGTCTTCCTGGCAGATTCGGGGTCGGTGTCCGTGGAGGTGGCGCTCAAGCTCGCGGTGCAGTTCCAGACCGCGTCGGGGTTTCCCAGGCGGCAACGCTTCCTGAGCATACGCGGCGGCTACCACGGCGATACCTTCGCCGCGATGGGAGTGTGCGACCCCGTGGACGGCATGCATTCGGCTTTCCCCGGACTGCTCGCCGCCAACGTGTTCGCCGCGAGGCCACCCGCGGCGGGCGCGCCGCAGGAGGAGATCGCGGAGTGGCGGGCGCAGGTCGAAGGCCTTGCCGCGGAGAACACCAATGAGCTGGCCGCGATCATCGTCGAGCCAGTGCTTCAAGGCGCGGGCGGCATGTTCATCTACGCCGCCGAATGCCTGCGCATCCTCCGCGACATCGCCGATCGGCACGGGATCCTCCTGATCCTGGACGAGATCGCTACCGGTTTCGGCCGCACGGGCGAGCTGTTCGCCGCGGAGCATGCGGGCGTCGTTCCGGACATCATGTGCGTGGGGAAGGCCCTCACCGGCGGTTACCTCACCCTTGCGGCGACACTGTGCACCGGCGAAGTGGCAGCCCGCGTTTCGACTGCCGGTGCAGGTGCTTTGCTGCACGGGCCTACGTTCATGGGCAATCCGCTCGCCTGTGCCGTGGCCAATGCAAGCCTGGGAATTCTCGACGGCGGCGCTTGGCGTAGCGACGTGTCCCGGATCGGCACGGGCCTGGCCGCCGGCCTCCAGGTCGCTAACGCGCTCGACGCCGTCAAAGAGGTCCGTACGATCAGCGCCGTGGGCGTCATTGAGTTAAACACGGAAGTGGACGTCGTCGCCGTGACGAGTGCCGCCGTCGGGCACGGCGTGTGGGTGCGGCCCTTTCGGAATCTCGTCTACGCGATGCCGCCCTACATCAGCACCGAGGAAGACGTTCGGCGGATGGCTGAAGGCATGGTGGCGGCTGTGGCCGAGGTGCACGGCCCATGA
- a CDS encoding cytochrome P450: protein MSAASASTQTCPYLVLREPSAVREVLHRPDDFSPANALIAVTPLSGQSLRVLQRARFALPPVLASNDTASHAGIRKVVAGFFTPATVGAVEPRIREIARYAAATAVGLLGADGRVDLVQAVAAYPPAIVMLELLGLPVRDLPELKAWSLDSLELFWGWPDAERQLELAGSAAAFYGWLRELVLEAVGSPGRNLFKSLAEHGLSTPEICSLGYFLLIAGQETTTQLISTALFRLAEGSAGFAWDDAASGSTARDLIRHVLATESSVPTWRRIAARDTVLDGEHLPAGAEILLELTGNHESPDQASTAHGLGPTAYGLAFGSGIHRCLGAKLAELEAAVVVQETAAALQGVRLAGPEPEWLRLLSFQAPRTVSVEF from the coding sequence ATGAGCGCCGCTTCTGCCAGCACACAGACGTGCCCGTATCTGGTCCTGCGCGAGCCGTCCGCGGTGCGGGAAGTCCTGCACCGACCGGACGACTTCAGCCCGGCGAATGCCCTGATCGCGGTGACGCCTTTGTCGGGTCAGTCCCTTCGTGTCCTGCAGCGTGCCCGCTTTGCGCTGCCGCCGGTGCTGGCCAGCAACGATACGGCCTCCCACGCAGGCATCCGCAAGGTGGTGGCCGGATTCTTCACCCCAGCGACGGTGGGCGCTGTGGAGCCCCGGATTCGCGAGATCGCACGGTATGCTGCAGCGACGGCGGTTGGGCTGCTAGGGGCTGATGGGCGGGTAGATCTGGTGCAGGCCGTCGCTGCGTACCCGCCGGCGATTGTGATGCTGGAGCTTCTTGGGCTCCCTGTACGCGATCTTCCGGAGTTGAAAGCGTGGAGCCTGGATTCTCTGGAGCTTTTTTGGGGCTGGCCGGACGCCGAGCGGCAATTGGAGCTGGCCGGGAGTGCGGCGGCCTTCTATGGCTGGCTGCGGGAGCTTGTCCTTGAGGCCGTGGGGTCTCCGGGACGCAACCTCTTCAAGTCATTGGCAGAGCACGGTCTCAGCACTCCCGAAATCTGTTCCCTCGGCTACTTCCTGCTAATCGCGGGACAGGAAACCACCACCCAGCTCATCAGCACGGCATTGTTCCGCCTTGCCGAGGGGTCCGCAGGCTTTGCCTGGGATGACGCCGCCTCCGGCTCCACGGCGCGCGACCTCATCCGCCACGTCCTCGCGACCGAGTCTTCAGTCCCCACCTGGCGCCGGATTGCCGCCCGGGACACGGTGCTCGACGGCGAACACCTCCCCGCGGGTGCCGAAATCCTGCTGGAACTCACGGGAAACCACGAGTCGCCAGACCAAGCTTCGACGGCCCACGGGCTCGGTCCAACGGCCTACGGGCTGGCCTTCGGCTCAGGGATCCACCGCTGCCTTGGTGCGAAACTCGCGGAACTGGAGGCCGCCGTCGTCGTGCAGGAAACCGCGGCAGCGCTACAAGGCGTTCGCCTCGCAGGCCCGGAACCCGAGTGGCTCCGCCTGTTGTCCTTCCAGGCGCCGCGGACGGTCAGCGTCGAGTTCTGA
- a CDS encoding IS110 family transposase, producing the protein MANEATDVIVGIDTHADTHHVAVITGYGKPLADREFLAVGSGYRKILDFIASHGTVTAVGIEGTGSYGAELARTLRGEGLTVLEVNRPNRAERRLKGKSDPLDAYQAAQSVLAERGISVPKAKDGPVECLRILRTARSSAAKARTVAVNQIKGLLVSAPEGLRAKYRGLGTPALIMALQRARPSGHVADPEYMTLLTLKALAVRYHSLAAEIAAADASLQEILDTYAPMLCDLTGVGTEVASQLLVTVGDNPDRIGSEPQFAALVGAAPIPASSGKTTRHRLSRGGDRNANRALHQVVLVRMSSCRRTRDYVNKRTAEGKSKREIMRCLKRYVAREIYRQITNPQPAPSNADLRQQRTKLGFTINAAAGHLGQWPSVISRLERGLIRNDSLAATYRQWLADQTPQNAN; encoded by the coding sequence TTGGCAAACGAAGCAACCGATGTCATCGTCGGTATCGACACCCACGCCGACACGCACCACGTGGCCGTCATCACCGGATACGGCAAGCCTCTCGCGGACCGGGAATTCCTGGCGGTGGGGTCCGGATACCGCAAGATCTTGGACTTCATTGCCAGCCACGGCACGGTCACCGCGGTGGGCATCGAAGGAACAGGTTCATACGGTGCCGAACTCGCCAGGACCCTCCGCGGCGAAGGGCTGACGGTGCTGGAGGTGAACCGTCCGAACCGGGCCGAGCGCCGTCTGAAAGGCAAGTCTGATCCGCTGGACGCCTACCAAGCCGCTCAATCGGTGCTCGCCGAGCGGGGCATCTCGGTTCCGAAAGCCAAGGACGGCCCCGTTGAATGCCTGCGCATCCTGCGAACCGCGCGCTCTTCGGCAGCGAAAGCCCGCACCGTCGCGGTCAACCAGATCAAGGGTCTTCTCGTTTCGGCTCCGGAAGGACTCCGGGCGAAGTACCGGGGGCTGGGGACGCCGGCGTTGATCATGGCCCTCCAACGGGCCAGGCCCTCCGGCCACGTCGCCGACCCCGAGTACATGACCTTGCTGACGTTGAAAGCCCTGGCCGTTCGTTACCATTCCCTGGCGGCAGAGATCGCCGCTGCGGACGCCTCACTGCAGGAAATCCTCGACACCTACGCACCGATGCTCTGTGACCTGACAGGGGTCGGGACGGAAGTGGCCAGCCAGCTACTGGTCACTGTGGGAGACAACCCGGATCGGATCGGCAGTGAACCTCAGTTCGCGGCCCTCGTCGGGGCCGCGCCCATTCCGGCATCATCGGGGAAAACGACTCGTCACCGGCTCAGCCGGGGAGGCGACCGCAACGCCAACCGCGCCCTGCACCAGGTGGTGCTGGTCCGTATGTCATCGTGCCGCCGGACCAGAGACTACGTGAACAAACGCACTGCCGAAGGCAAGAGCAAGCGGGAGATCATGCGCTGCCTCAAACGGTACGTGGCCCGGGAAATCTACCGTCAGATCACCAACCCCCAACCGGCGCCAAGCAATGCCGACCTGCGCCAGCAACGCACCAAACTCGGATTCACCATCAATGCCGCCGCCGGCCATCTCGGCCAATGGCCCTCCGTCATTTCCCGCCTTGAGCGAGGGCTCATCCGCAACGACTCCCTTGCCGCGACCTACCGGCAATGGCTGGCCGACCAGACACCGCAAAACGCGAATTGA
- a CDS encoding very short patch repair endonuclease → MGESRDLLTPEQRSLNMSKIRGKNTKPELLVRQLLHAKGYRYRLHGRAAGGKLPGSPDLVFAGRHKVIFVNGCFWHFHDCKAGQHAPTANADFWEAKRNRTRERDAAQRELLRASGWEVLTVWECELRDRSALEDQLTQFLDGGRTGNSSAAQRS, encoded by the coding sequence ATGGGCGAGAGCCGTGACCTGCTGACGCCTGAGCAACGCAGCCTGAACATGTCCAAGATCCGGGGCAAGAACACCAAGCCCGAGCTTCTAGTCCGGCAGCTCCTGCACGCGAAGGGGTACCGGTACCGGCTTCATGGGCGAGCCGCGGGCGGGAAGCTACCGGGCAGTCCGGATCTCGTCTTTGCAGGCCGGCACAAGGTGATCTTCGTCAACGGATGTTTCTGGCACTTCCACGATTGCAAGGCGGGCCAGCACGCCCCAACTGCCAACGCGGACTTCTGGGAAGCCAAGCGAAACCGCACCCGGGAGCGCGACGCCGCACAGCGGGAACTGCTGAGAGCCTCAGGTTGGGAGGTTCTCACCGTGTGGGAATGCGAACTGCGGGACCGCTCGGCTTTGGAGGATCAGCTTACGCAGTTCCTCGACGGCGGCCGAACAGGAAATAGCTCAGCGGCCCAAAGAAGTTGA
- the bioD gene encoding dethiobiotin synthase yields MKLPHIVLITGTDTGVGKTVTTAALASALQAEGRSVAVYKPCQSGAAAGDSDCTEIIRLAGPLTAEAGVVLQKPLAPVPAAALDGVKLPPLAAHAARVRELASTHDHVLVEGSGGLLVELDADGGTLADLGGHLGRDATFVLVARPALGTLNHTALTLEALDRRELAVQGVVLGAWPDEPGVLEHGNRATIGLLRPLIGVLPERAADLPPVTFREASTHWLSGAWS; encoded by the coding sequence GTGAAACTGCCCCACATAGTGCTCATCACAGGAACGGACACGGGCGTCGGCAAGACGGTCACGACGGCGGCCCTCGCGTCTGCGCTACAAGCGGAGGGCCGCTCGGTGGCCGTGTACAAGCCGTGCCAGAGCGGCGCTGCAGCTGGCGACTCCGACTGCACTGAGATCATTCGCCTGGCCGGACCACTCACTGCCGAGGCCGGCGTCGTGCTTCAAAAACCCCTCGCCCCGGTGCCCGCTGCCGCGCTGGACGGGGTAAAGTTGCCGCCGCTCGCGGCACATGCCGCGCGTGTCCGCGAACTCGCCAGCACCCATGACCATGTCCTGGTGGAGGGTTCGGGCGGTCTCCTTGTCGAGCTAGACGCCGACGGCGGCACGCTGGCGGATCTGGGCGGGCACCTCGGACGGGACGCGACGTTTGTGCTGGTTGCGCGTCCCGCGTTGGGAACCCTCAACCACACAGCGCTGACTCTCGAGGCGCTGGACCGCAGGGAACTGGCCGTCCAGGGAGTGGTCCTGGGAGCGTGGCCGGATGAGCCGGGCGTCCTGGAACACGGCAACCGGGCAACCATTGGCTTGTTGCGGCCGCTTATCGGGGTGTTGCCCGAGCGTGCGGCAGACCTTCCCCCGGTGACTTTCCGGGAAGCAAGCACACATTGGTTGAGCGGAGCCTGGTCATGA
- a CDS encoding IS3 family transposase (programmed frameshift), whose product MPKQFPPEVRDRAVRMTLDRLSEYPSVYAACKALAPKLGVGPESLRRWVVQAQVDAGEKTGPSSDELEEIKRLRAEVRDLKESNEILKQASNFLREGARPSPPLICRFIDEMRAVGYAVESICAVLREQGAQVAARTYRAWKKRPPAPRTIEDARITDALRSLKVPDAKGRPRPEIIYGRRKMTQWLRRNGFPETSKHTMDRLMREEGMNGLIRGRKTRTTIPGKDGRRAGDLLNRDFTAPAPNRIWVTDFTYVPVYSGFVYVALVIDLYSRAIVGWETSTIKDTAFVEHCLRMALWRREHTGRPVPAGLIHHSDAGSQYTSIRYTETLALEGLQPSIGSVGDAYDNAAAETVMGLFKNEAVAKDSPFRAGALKTETEVMEIVFEWVHWYNTERLHSALDHQTPEEFEQAYYAREIGSLPDVAANKQAA is encoded by the exons ATGCCCAAGCAGTTCCCGCCCGAAGTCCGTGACCGTGCTGTGCGCATGACCTTGGATCGGTTGTCCGAATACCCGTCTGTTTATGCTGCCTGCAAGGCGCTGGCCCCGAAGCTCGGAGTCGGTCCTGAGTCGCTGCGCCGCTGGGTTGTCCAGGCCCAGGTCGATGCCGGTGAGAAGACCGGACCAAGCAGTGACGAGCTGGAGGAGATCAAGCGGCTTCGGGCCGAGGTTCGGGACTTGAAGGAGTCCAACGAGATCCTGAAACAGGCCTCGA ATTTTCTTCGCGAGGGAGCTCGACCCTCGCCGCCGCTGATCTGCCGGTTCATCGACGAAATGCGGGCTGTTGGTTATGCGGTCGAGTCGATCTGCGCCGTCCTGCGGGAGCAGGGCGCGCAGGTCGCCGCACGAACCTACCGGGCGTGGAAGAAACGCCCGCCGGCCCCGCGCACCATCGAAGACGCACGTATCACCGACGCACTCCGCAGCTTGAAAGTCCCCGATGCGAAGGGACGCCCCAGGCCCGAGATTATCTACGGGAGGCGGAAGATGACGCAGTGGCTGCGCCGTAACGGCTTCCCGGAAACCTCCAAGCACACCATGGACCGGCTCATGCGCGAAGAAGGCATGAACGGCCTCATCAGAGGCCGCAAGACCCGCACCACAATCCCCGGCAAGGACGGCCGGCGCGCTGGCGACCTGCTGAATCGGGACTTCACCGCCCCGGCCCCGAACCGGATCTGGGTGACCGATTTCACCTACGTGCCGGTCTACTCCGGATTCGTCTACGTCGCATTGGTCATCGACCTGTACTCCCGGGCAATCGTCGGGTGGGAGACCTCAACGATCAAGGACACCGCGTTCGTCGAACACTGCCTGCGGATGGCACTGTGGCGCCGCGAGCACACCGGCCGGCCGGTACCGGCAGGACTGATCCATCACTCGGATGCGGGCAGCCAGTACACCTCCATCCGGTACACCGAGACCCTGGCCCTGGAGGGCCTGCAGCCATCCATTGGCAGCGTCGGTGATGCCTATGACAACGCTGCCGCGGAGACCGTGATGGGGCTCTTCAAGAACGAAGCTGTCGCGAAGGATTCACCCTTCCGCGCCGGCGCGTTGAAGACCGAAACCGAGGTGATGGAGATCGTCTTCGAGTGGGTCCACTGGTACAACACCGAACGCCTGCATTCCGCACTGGACCACCAGACGCCCGAGGAATTCGAGCAGGCATACTATGCTCGAGAAATCGGCTCGTTACCCGACGTCGCCGCAAACAAACAGGCGGCATGA